A genome region from Deltaproteobacteria bacterium includes the following:
- a CDS encoding SDR family oxidoreductase produces MAQEVALVTGASSGIGEALARRLARDGRHLVLVARRGDRLEALARELTDVHGVAAHVIAKDLVEPGAARELLDDVGRRGFTVDWLVNNAGFGTVGRFDRLPVDGELNEVRLNVEVLVELTGRCLPAMVARKAGVVMNIASMGAFAPGPYMATYAATKAFVLSFSEGIAAELRGTGVQVLCVCPGFTRTEFQEKAAVDVSGVPSFAWMSAEQVADQAVRAVGHGPVLVNGTMNSLMTAALRFVPRGVVARAVSQFLRPREA; encoded by the coding sequence ATGGCGCAAGAGGTCGCGCTCGTCACCGGCGCCTCGAGCGGAATCGGCGAGGCGCTCGCCCGCCGCCTCGCGCGTGACGGCCGGCATCTCGTACTGGTTGCCCGGCGCGGCGACCGGCTGGAAGCCCTGGCGCGCGAGCTGACGGACGTGCACGGAGTGGCCGCCCACGTGATCGCCAAGGACCTGGTCGAGCCCGGCGCGGCGCGCGAGCTGCTGGACGACGTCGGCCGCCGGGGGTTCACCGTCGACTGGCTCGTGAACAACGCCGGCTTCGGGACGGTCGGCCGCTTCGACCGCCTGCCGGTCGACGGTGAGCTGAACGAGGTCCGCCTCAACGTCGAGGTGCTGGTCGAGCTCACCGGCCGCTGCCTGCCCGCGATGGTCGCGCGCAAGGCCGGCGTGGTGATGAACATCGCCTCCATGGGCGCCTTCGCGCCCGGACCGTACATGGCGACCTACGCCGCGACCAAGGCGTTCGTGCTCAGCTTCTCGGAGGGCATCGCCGCCGAGCTACGCGGCACGGGAGTACAGGTGCTCTGCGTCTGCCCCGGCTTCACGCGCACCGAGTTCCAGGAGAAGGCCGCGGTCGACGTGAGCGGCGTCCCGAGCTTCGCCTGGATGTCGGCGGAGCAGGTCGCGGACCAGGCAGTGCGCGCCGTCGGGCACGGACCCGTCCTCGTGAACGGGACGATGAACAGCCTGATGACCGCGGCGCTGCGCTTCGTCCCCCGCGGAGTGGTCGCGCGCGCGGTGTCCCAGTTCCTGAGGCCCAGGGAGGCCTGA